Proteins from a genomic interval of Colias croceus chromosome 2, ilColCroc2.1:
- the LOC123705120 gene encoding uncharacterized protein LOC123705120, with translation MDSESRSESALNSPTEPDVSLAASITDPLEAYTLEEARRTIRDLRMKYRAQAHQLLTWRRAHRTQEELVNRLQIEKAEQLKMLSSQLLLFESRLVRKQKEITNMLALRETIIMKQQKVIENLQAKLLDNGIDMISSIPDFRDMLQDTNITGDFDSLNDSDSAVIMEDMDSDCCNLSNLPRFRSMNPDSVTVARSISDAIDPNIKYNVARRSNGFLRRPEILETVYSVEEEADAESTKGLSAQSSTEKEIKDANKTDEQKTKESSLLAQRRDNFRMRSIVLTAEVKSIDSDKEKPKSSNDMWSYSYVPKRMTPANDSDEEATSNPESDAEDPEPKSTQVVTYNRVMSNHRNVTKPKDVKYKRINKAKSKSLEELRGRLKNWVDKGNKLSNIPLEHAQSYA, from the exons ATGGACTCTGAAAG CCGGAGCGAGTCGGCTCTAAACAGCCCCACGGAGCCCGACGTGTCGCTGGCTGCGTCCATCACAGACCCCTTGGAGGCCTACACCTTAGAAGAAGCTAGGAGGACTATCAG AGACCTCCGTATGAAATATCGAGCGCAGGCGCACCAACTGCTAACATGGCGTCGAGCGCACCGCACCCAAGAAGAACTAGTCAATCGTTTGCAAATAGAAAAGGCAGAACAGCTGAAAATGCTCTCCAGCCAACTGCTTCTCTTCGAATCGCGTCTGGTTCGCAAGCAGAAGGAGATAACCAACATGCTCGCCCTCCGGGAAACCATAATTATGAAACAACAAAAAGTCATCGAAAATCTACAAGCTAAACTGTTAGATAACGGCATCGATATGATCTCATCTATACCCGACTTCAGAGATATGTTGCAAGATACAAATATTACTGGAGACTTCGATTCACTCAACGATTCTGACTCCGCTGTGATAATGGAAGACATGGACTCCGATTGCTGTAATCTCTCCAACCTTCCAAGGTTCCGTTCTATGAACCCCGACAGCGTTACAGTCGCCCGATCGATCTCAGATGCCATTGATCCTAACATCAAATATAATGTCGCTAGACGATCCAACGGGTTCCTTCGCAGGCCAGAAATTCTCGAAACTGTTTACAGCGTCGAAGAAGAAGCAGACGCGGAATCTACTAAAGGTCTCAGCGCGCAGAGCAGTACCGAAAAGGAAATCAAAGATGCCAACAAAACAGATGAACAGAAGACTAAAGAAAGCAGTCTTTTGGCTCAAAGGCGAGACAACTTCCGCATGAGAAGTATCGTTCTCACTGCCGAAGTTAAAAGCATAGATAGTGATAAGGAAAAGCCAAAATCGAGCAACGATATGTGGTCCTACAGTTATGTGCCAAAAAGGATGACTCCCGCCAATGACTCTGATGAAGAAGCAACTTCAAATCCGGAGAGTGATGCAGAGGATCCCGAACCTAAGTCAACACAAGTCGTTACATACAATCGAGTGATGTCCAACCATAGAAACGTGACCAAACCCAAGGATGTGAAGTACAAGAGGATAAATAAGGCGAAATCGAAGAGTCTAGAAGAGTTGAGAGGACGATTAAAGAATTGGGTCGACAAGGGGAATAAACTGTCGAATATACCGTTGGAGCATGCGCAAAGCTATGCCTAA
- the LOC123705288 gene encoding keratin-associated protein 5-2-like — MKYACILVLYFCKEISAYCIVRCDEPRMRPQPYVPEVLCSITPYCSSPMNCQTSAITPCNPCGAPTTCSSCGATPTTSCNTCGETPSTCSSCGATPNSCDSCGLAQTTCNSCGEMNCQTCGKIDACSKCGVKNIYFPEVEYPMTVFDSKPFFYRSGWTCEC; from the exons ATGAAGTACGCGTGCATTctcgttttatatttttgcaaa GAAATATCAGCATACTGCATTGTCCGCTGCGATGAACCACGTATGCGACCACAGCCATACGTGCCAGAAGTCCTATGCAGTATCACACCATATTGTAGCTCACCAATGAATTGCCAAACATCTGCCATCACGCCTTGCAATCCATGCGGCGCACCAACCACTTGTAGTTCATGCGGGGCGACACCAACTACGTCTTGTAATACATGCGGGGAGACACCAAGCACTTGTAGCTCATGCGGGGCGACACCAAACAGTTGTGACTCATGCGGATTGGCACAAACCACTTGCAATTCATGCGGAGAGATGAACTGTCAAACTTGTGGTAAAATAGACGCCTGTTCGAAGTGtggtgttaaaaatatttactttccCGAAGTTGAGTATCCGATGACGGTATTCGACAGTAAACCGTTCTTCTATAGATCTGGTTGGACATGTGAATGTTAG